From the Polaribacter tangerinus genome, the window TAATGGTAAATGAACTGCCATTTGATCTCCATCGAAATCGGCATTAAATGCAGTACACACTAATGGGTGTAATTGAATGGCTTTTCCTTCAATTAATTTAGGTTGAAAAGCTTGAATTCCAAGTCGGTGTAAAGTAGGAGCCCTGTTTAGTAAAACAGGATGACCTTTAATTACATTTTCTAGAATATCCCAAACAACTGGTTCTTTTCTGTCTATAATTTTCTTGGCAGACTTTACTGTTTTAACGATTCCTCTTTCTATCAATTTACGAATTACAAAAGGCTTGTAAAGCTCTGCAGCCATATCTTTTGGTATACCACACTCTGATAGTTTTAATTCTGGTCCTACAACAATTACAGAACGAGCAGAATAATCTACACGCTTACCTAATAAGTTTTGACGGAAACGCCCTTGTTTTCCCTTTAAAGAGTCTGATAAAGATTTTAACGGTCTATTAGATTCTGTTTTTACTGCTGATGATTTACGTGTGTTGTCGAATAAAGAATCTACAGATTCTTGTAACATACGCTTTTCATTTCGTAAAATAACTTCTGGAGCTTTAATTTCTACCAACCTTTTTAATCGGTTGTTTCTAATAATAACTCTTCTATATAAATCATTTAAATCTGAAGTAGCAAAACGTCCTCCATCTAATGGTACTAAAGGTCTTAATTCTGGTGGTATCACCGGAATTGCCTTCATAATCATCCATTCTGGATTATTATCTCTATTCTTTTGAGAATCTCTAAATGCTTCTACAACATTTAAACGCTTTAACGCTTCTGTTTTACGTTGCTTAGATGTTTCTGTATTTGCTTTGTGTCTTAATTCAAAAGACAACGCTTCTAAGTCGATACGAGCCAATAAATCTATCAAACACTCCGCTCCCATTTTAGCAATAAACTTGTTTGGGTCCTCGTCGTCTAAGTATTGATTATCTTGTGGTAATTCATCTACAATATCTAGGTATTCTTCTTCCGTTAAGAAATCCATTTTTTGCAACGGTTCTCCTTCTACATTTTTTGCAATACCTGGTTGTATAACAACATAACGTTCGTAGTAAATAATCATATCTAACTTCTTAGACGGTAAACCTAAAAGGTATCCCATTTTGTTAGGTAATGATCTAAAATACCATATATGAGCTACTGGTACCACTAAATTAATGTGACCAACTCTATCTCTACGAACTTTCTTTTCTGTTACTTCTACCCCACATCTATCACAAACAATTCCTTTGTAACGTATTCTTTTATATTTACCACACGCACATTCGTAATCCTTTACAGGTCCAAAAATACGCTCGCAAAACAATCCATCTCTTTCTGGCTTGTGCGTACGATAATTTATTGTTTCTGGTTTTAAAACTTCACCTTTAGAAATTTCTAAAATAGCTTCTGGTGATGATAAACCAATGGAAATCTGGTTAAACTTTTTTACAGTGTATTTCTCTTGTTTTCTTGCCATCTTGTTTCAAATGTTGATTTTATACAAGGGGTTTTACCCCCTTGCAAAGTCCTGTATGAAAAATTATTCTTCTAATCTAACGTCTAAACCTAAACCTTTAAGTTCGTGCATTAATACGTTAAATGATTCTGGTAAACCTGGTTCTGGCATAGTTTCACCTTTTACGATACTTTCGTATGTTTTGGCTCTTCCCATTACATCATCAGATTTTACAGTTAAGATTTCTCTTAAGATACTTGATGCTCCATATGCTTCAAGTGCCCAAACTTCCATCTCTCCAAAACGCTGACCTCCAAACTGAGCTTTACCTCCTAATGGTTGCTGCGTAATTAATGAATAAGGACCTATAGAACGAGCATGCATTTTGTCTTCAATCATGTGTCCTAACTTAATCATATAAATTATACCAACGGTTGCTGGTTGATCGAAACGTTTTCCAGTTCCTCCATCATATAAATAAGTGTGTCCAAATCTAGGTACTCCTGCTTCATCTGTAATTCCATTAATCTGGTCTAAAGATGCTCCATCAAAAATTGGTGTTGCATATTTGGTATTTAATTTTTGACCTGCCCAACCAAGAACAGTTTCATAAATTTGACCAATGTTCATACGTGAAGGTACACCTAAAGGATTTAACACAATATCTACAGGTGTTCCGTCTTCTAAGAAAGGCATATCTTCTGCTCTAACTATTCGAGCAACAATACCTTTGTTACCGTGACGTCCTGCCATTTTATCTCCTACTTTTAATTTACGTTTTTTAGCTATGTAAATTTTGGCAAGTTTTAAAATTCCGGCTGGTAATTCATCACCTACAGAGATCGTAAACTTTTGACGTCTTAATGATCCTTGTAAATCGTTCACCTTAATTTTGTAGTTATGAACTAATTCACCTACTAAATCATTTAACTCCTTATCGGTAGTCCAAGAACCTGTTAAGTGCAAGTAATCATCTACTGAGTTTAACATTTTTAGAGTATATTTTTTACCTTTTGGTAAAACTTCTTCCCCTAAATCGTTATAAACACCTTGTGAAGTTTTACCACTAACTAGTGCAAATAACTTCTCTATTAATTCGTCTTTTAAACCTTCAAATTTAGATACAAAAGAGGCTTCTAAAGTAGCTACAGCTTCTTTATCTCTTAATCTTTTGTTTTTATCTTTAACGGCTCTTTTAAATAGTTTCTTATCAATAACTACTCCTCTCAAAGATGGCGATGCTTTTAAAGATGCATCTTTTACATCTCCTGCTTTATCTCCAAAAATAGCACGAAGTAGTTTTTCTTCTGGTGTTGGATCAGATTCTCCTTTTGGGGTAATTTTACCAATTAAAATATCACCAGGATTTACTTCTGCTCCAATTCTAATCATTCCATTCTCATCCAAATCTTTGGTAGCTTCTTCAGAAACGTTAGGAATATCATTGGTTAACTCTTCAGTTCCTAATTTTGTATCTCTAACATCTAAAGAATACTCATCTATATGAATAGAGGTAAAAATGTCTTCTCGAACAACTTTTTCTGAAATTACTATCGCATCCTCAAAGTTATACCCTTTCCAAGGCATAAAGGCTACTTTCATATTTCTTCCTAAAGCTAATTCTCCTTTTTGAGTTGCATAACCTTCACAAAGAACCTGCCCTTCTGTAACTCTATCTCCTTTAACAACAATTGGTTTTAGGTTAATAGATGTACCTTGGTTGGTCTTTCTAAACTTTATCAAATTATAAGATACTTCGTCAGAATCAAAACTTACCATCTTTTCTTCTTCAGTTCTATCGTATTTGATTGTAATTGTATTTGCATCTACATATTCTACAACACCATCTCCTTCAGCATTAATTAAAATACGAGAATCTTTTGCTACTCTTCTCTCTAATCCAGTACCTACAATTGGAGATTCTGGTCTTAATAATGGAACTGCTTGACGCATCATGTTCGATCCCATCAAAGCACGGTTAGCATCATCATGCTCTAAAAACGGAATTAAAGATGCCGATATAGATGCAATTTGATTTGGAGCAACATCCATATAGTTAATCTCATCAGGATTTACTACCGGAAAATCACCCTCTTCACGAGCAATAACTCTATCTAAAACAATAGTACCATCTTCTTTAAGTTCTAAGTTAGATTGAGCAATTTTCATTCCTTCCTCTTCCTCTGCACTCAAATAAATTGGCTCTTTACCAGCTACAACACCGTTTTCAACTTTTCTATATGGAGTTTCAATGAAACCTAAATTATTCACTTTTGCAAACACTGATAAAGAAGAAATCAAACCAATGTTTGGTCCTTCTGGTGTTTCAATAGGACATAATCTTCCGTAGTGTGTATAGTGAACATCACGTACTTCGAAACCAGCTCTTTCTCTCGATAAACCACCTGGCCCAAGGGCAGATAATCTACGTTTGTGAGTTATCTCTGCTAGTGGATTTGTTTGATCCATAAACTGAGACAATTGGTTGGTACCAAAGAAAGAATTAATTACAGAAGATAATGTTTTGGCGTTAATTAAGTCAATTGGAGTAAACACTTCGTTGTCACGAACGTTCATTCGCTCACGAATAGTCCTAGCCATACGTGCTAATCCTACACCAAACTGACCAGCTAGCTGTTCTCCAACAGTTCTTACACGTCTGTTAGATAAATGATCGATATCATCTACTTCTGCCTTAGAATTAATTAATTCAATTAGATATTTAATAATTGTTATAATATCTAATTTGGTTAAAACTTTTTGATCAATAGGCTCGTTTAGTTGTAATTTGGTATTCATTCTAAAACGACCAACTTCACCTAAATTATATCTTTGTTCAGAGAAAAATAATTTATCTATAATACCTCTTGCAGTTTCCTCATCTGGCGGTTCTGCATTACGTAATTGTCTGTAAATGTGTTCTACAGCTTCTTTTTCTGAGTTTGTAGGATCTTTCTGTAAAGTATTATGAATAATTGCATAATCGGCAGTATCATTGTCTACTTTATGAAGTAACACAGTTTTTGCACCAGCATCAATTATTTCATCAATATGTTCTTTATCTAAGATAGTATCACGATCTAAAATAATTTCGTTTCTTTCTATAGATACCACTTCACCTGTATCCTCATCTACGAAATCTTCATGCCAAGTTTTTAATACTCTAGCAGCTAATTTACGCCCTAATACTTTTTTTAATCCAGCTTTAGAAACCTTTACTTCTTCTGCAAGATCAAAAATTTCTAATATATCTTTATCTCTCTCAAAACCGATGGCTCTGAATAATGTGGTTACTGGTAATTTTTTCTTTCTATCAATGTAAGCATACATTACTTGATTGATATCGGTAGCAAACTCTATCCAAGATCCTTTAAAAGGAATAACTCTTGCAGAGTATAATTTTGTACCGTTTGCGTGAAATGATTGCCCAAAGAATACACCTGGTGATCTGTGAAGTTGAGAAACAACAACACGTTCTGCACCATTAATAACAAAGGTACCTGAATTGGTCATGTAAGGTATAGTACCTAAATAAACATCTTGTACAATTGTTTCGAAATCTTCGTGCTCTGGGTCTGTACAATATAATTTTAAACGTGCTTTTAAAGGTACACTGTGTGTGAGACCTCTTTCGATACACTCTTGTATTGAGTATCTTGGTGGATCTACAAAGTAGTCTAAAAATTCTAGTACAAATTGATTTCTTGTATCTGTGATTGGGAAATTATCCATGAAGGTTTTATACAAACCTTCTTCACCTCTTTCTTCTGCTTTAGTTTGAAGTTGGAAAAAGTCTTGAAAAGACTTTACTTGAATATCCAAAAAATCTGGATATTCCTTTATCATTTGAGAAGTTGCGAAGTTGATTCTTTCAGTAGTGTTTTTCGTTGCCAAAAGAGAATATTTTTTTGATTAAAATCTGAATTAAAATAAAGAACGAATATATACACAAAATGGTTTAGGACTAAAAACTAATGTTTTTAGTACCTAAACCTAAATTTGTTTTCCCGATACGCTTAGCATAATCGGGAGTAATAGCTTACTTAAGCTCTACCTCAGCTCCAGCTTCTTCTAGAGATGCTTTAAGCCCTTCGGCTTCGTCTTTAGAAACGCCTTCTTTTACTGCTGCTGGTGCGCTATCTACGATACCTTTAGCTTCTTTTAATCCTAAACCAGTTAATTCTTTAACTAATTTTACAACTGCTAATTTAGAAGCACCTGCTGCTGTTAAGATAACATCAAATTCTGTTTTCTCATCTGCTGCATCGTCACCTCCTGCTGCTGGTCCTGCAACCGCTACTGCTGCTGCAGCTGGCTCAATACCATACTCATCTTTTAAGATAGTTGCTAATTCATTAACTTCTTTTACTGTTAAGTTAACTAATTGTTCTGCGAAATCTTTTAAATCTGCCATTTTAATTGTTTTTAAAAATTTTGTTTATTTTAGTTTATTTGTGCGCGAAATTATTTTTCAGATAAGGTTTTTATAATACCTGAAAGTGTTTGTCCACCAGATTGTAATGCTGAAACAACATTCTTGGCTGGTGATTGTAATAATCCGATGATTTCTCCAATTAATTCTTCTCTTGACTTAATGTCTACAAGAGCGTCTAATTGCTCATCACCAATGTATACAGATTCTTCTGCAAATGCTCCTTTTAATAAAGGCCTATTTTTAGATTTCTTTCTGAATTCTTTGATTAACTTTGCTGGTGCATTAGCAGCCTCAGCAATCATCATTGATGTATTACCTTTTAATACTGATGGTAAGTCTCCAAACTCTTTGTCTGAAGCTTCCATTGCTTTTGCAAGTAATGTATTTTTAACAACTGATAACTGAACACCTGCTTTAAAACATGCTCTACGTAAATTAGAGGTAGTCTGTGCATCAAGTCCAGAAATATCTGCTAAATATATCGTGTTTGTGTCTGCTAATACTGCTGTTAAATCTTGTATTACTTGTGATTTCTCTTCTCTAGTCATAATTATAAGTTTTAACGTATTATACAGCTTTAACCTCAACAGCAATACTAGGACTCATAGTACTAGACATAAAAACGCTTTTCACATACGTTCCTTTAGCAGTTGTTGGTTTTAACTTAATAATTGTTTGGATTAATTCATTTGCATTCTCTTCAATCTTCTTAGCGTCGAAAGATACTTTTCCGATTGATGCGTGTACAATACCAGTTTTATCAACTTTGAAGTCGATTTTACCAGCTTTTACATCTTGTACGGCTTTTGCAACATCCATAGTTACAGTACCTGTTTTTGGGTTTGGCATTAAACCTCTAGGACCTAAAACTCTACCTAAAGGACCTAATTTACCCATTACACTTGGCATCGTAATAATTACATCTACGTCTGTCCAACCACCTTTAATTTTCTGAAGGTACTCATCTAAACCAACATAATCTGCGCCAGCTGCTGTTGCTTCTGCTTCTTTATCTGGAGTTACTAATGCTAATACTTTAACGTCTTTTCCTGTTCCATGAGGAAGTGTTACCACACCACGTACCATTTGATTTGCTTTTCTTGGATCTACTCCCAAACGAATTGCAATATCTACCGATGCATCAAACTTTACGTTAGTAATGTCTTTGACTAGCGCTGAAGCTGCAGCTAAATCATAAGATATGGAACTATCTAATTTACTGTGTGCTTCTTTTTGCTTTTTTGTTAATTTTGCCATTTTACTACTTATTATAAAGTTTATACTGGTGCTTCACCTTTAACTGTTAAACCCATAGAACGAGCTGTACCTGCAATCATTTTCATTGCCGAAGTAGCTTCAAAAGCATTTAAATCTGCCATTTTGTCTTCTGCAATAACTCTAATTTGATCCCAAGTAACTGATGCTACTTTCTTTCTGTTTGGTTCGCCTGAACCTTTTTTAATTTTGGCCGCTTCTAGTAACTGAACTGCTGCAGGAGGAGTTTTTACGATAAAATCGAAAGATTTATCTTTAAAAACAGTAATAACAACAGGTAAAACTTTACCTTGTTTGTCTTGCGTTCTTGCATTAAACTGTTTACAAAACTCCATAATGTTAACACCAGCAGCTCCTAAAGCGGGTCCAACCGGCGGCGATGGATTCGCTGCGCCTCCCCTTACTTGTAACTTAACTACTTTACTAACTTCTTTTGCCATTTTAAAAATGTTTAATGATTTGTTTAAATTTGGAAGCTAAAAACAAATCGTTGTATATATTTGTGTAACAATTATATTTTTTCTACTTGCATATAGCTTAATTCTAATGGTGTTTTTCTTCCGAAAATCTTAACCATTACTTCAAGCTTACGCTTTTCTTCATTTACCTTTTCTATGGTTCCGTCAAATCCATTAAAAGGACCATCTACAACTTTAACAGTTTCACCAACATTAAAAGGAATTGAAATATTTTCATCTTGTACAGATAACTCATCTACTTTACCAAGCATTCTGTTAACTTCAGACTTTCGCATAGGCACAGGTTCTCCACCTTTAACCTCTCCTAAGAAACCAATAACACCTGTAATAGATTTGATAACATGAGGTACCTCTCCTGAAAGATTTGCCTCTACCATTATATAACCTGGAAAATAAACTCTTTCTCTATTAATTTTTTTACCATCTCGAATTTGAACCACTTTTTCAGTAGGAACAATTACTTGGCTTACATAATCGGACAGTCCTAATCTTGCAATCTCTGTCTCTATATATGTCTTTACTTTATTTTCTTGTCCTCCAATGGCTCTTACAACATACCATTTCATTACTGAATCAGCCATAATTTGTTTTTAGAATAATTTAAAAAAGTTATCTAATCCAGTTTGAAAAACATAGTCTATACCGGCAACAGCTAATGCAAACAAAATTGTAAACACAGCTACAGTTACAGTTGTTTTCTGAGCTTCTTCTTTTGATACCCAAGTCATATGATTACCTAGTTCGTCAAAAGAGTCTTTGATATATTGTATAAAGTTCATCTTACTTTTTTATTTTACACGCCTTAAAACTTAATAAAATAAGCTTTGCCTCGAATTGTATTTGCACGGATTGAGAGACTCGAACTCCCGACACCTGGTTTTGGAGACCAGTGCTCTACCAACTGAGCTAAACCCGTTTTTATTCATTGATAAAGGCGTCACGCTATTAAGCGTGACACCCTTTAATGATTATCAATTAATAAACTAAAAAAATTAGTCTAATAATTCAGTAACTTGTCCAGCTCCTACTGTTCTACCACCTTCACGGATAGCGAAACGTAAACCTACGTTTAATGCAATTGGCTGAATTAAGTCTACTGTTATTGTTAAGTTATCACCTGGCATTACCATTTCAACACCTGAAGGTAAATTAATAGTACCAGTAACGTCTGTAGTTCTTACATAGAACTGTGGACGGTAGTTGTTATGGAATGGAGTGTGACGACCACCTTCTTCTTTTTTAAGAACATAAACCTCTGCTTTAAACTTAGCATGAGGAGTTACTGAACCTGGCTTACAGATTACCATACCTCTTTTAATATCTTCTTTTGCAATACCTCTTAATAAGATACCTGCATTATCTCCAGCCTCACCTCTATCTAAGATTTGACGGAACATTTCAATACCAGTAATAGTAGAAGACATTTTTTCTGCTCCCATACCAATAATATCTACAACATCTCCTGTGTTTGCAATACCAGTTTCAATACGACCAGTTGCAACAGTTCCACGACCTGTAATAGAGAATACATCTTCTACAGGCATTAAGAAATCTTTATCAACTTCTCTTAATGGCTCTTCAATCCAAGTATCACAAGCTTCCATTAATTCTAAAACGGTATCAACCCATTTTTGTTCACCATTTAAAGCTCCTAATGCAGAACCTGAAATAACAGGACCATTATCACCGTCATATTCATAGAAAGATAATAATTCTCTAACTTCCATGTCTACTAACTCTAAAAGCTCTTCATCATCTACCATGTCTACTTTATTCAAGAAAACAACAATACGAGGAATTCCTACTTGACGACCTAATAAAATGTGCTCTCTTGTTTGTGGCATAGGACCATCAGTTGCAGCAACAACTAAAATTGCACCGTCCATTTGAGCAGCACCCGTTACCATGTTCTTAACATAATCCGCGTGACCTGGACAGTCTACGTGTGCATAGTGACGATTTTGTGTTTGATACTCTACGTGAGAAGTATTAATTGTAATACCTCTTTCTTTTTCTTCTGGTGCATTATCAATCTGATCAAAAGATCTAGCTTCAGAGAAACCTGCATCAGCTAATACTTTAGTAATAGCCGCAGTTAAAGTTGTTTTACCGTGATCTACGTGTCCGATAGTACCAATGTTTAAGTGTGGTTTCGAACGGTCAAAAGTTCCTTTTGCCATAATTATTAATTTTAGTTCTTAGTTTAAATATATAGTGTCTAATAATACTTTTTAAATGAGCCAATGACGGGATTTGAACCCGTGACCTCATCCCTACCAAGGATGCGCTCTACCAACTGAGCTACACCGGCTTGCTGATAATTCGAGCGAAAGACCGGGTTCGAACCGGCGACATTCAGCTTGGAAGGCTGACGCTCTACCAACTGAGCTACTTTCGCAAAATGTAAATTGTGGGGAGAGCAGGATTCGAACCTGCGAAGACATAGTCAACGGAGTTACAGTCCGTCCTCGTTGGCCGCTTGAGTATCTCCCCTTTACTTACTATTTTAATGAACTTTCAAATTGCACTTGCAATTTATGTTTTTTTTGGAGCCGATGGAGGGACTCGAACCCACGACCTGCTGATTACAAATCAGCTGCTCTAGCCAGCTGAGCTACATCGGCTTTTGATGTAAAAAAACAACCCGCTATTTCTAACGGATTGCAAATGTATAAAGTTTTTTTATATTTTAAAACTTTTTATAATTTTTTTTTACTTTTTTTTATCTTTTTAAGAAATTAGAGAATCCCTATGCTTTTCCTTAGAACGTTTTAACTGCCTCTTTAAATTGTCTACCGCAGCGTTTACACCCTCTTCGAAAGTTTTTGTCTCTCTTTTTACCATTAATTCACTCCCTGGAATATTAATTTTAATTTCTGTAATTTTATTTTCTTTATCGCTTGTATTCTGAACTTTTAGAAATACTTCGGCATCTACAATTTTATCATGAAATTTTTCTAAAGAGGCTACTTTTTTTTCTACATAATCGATTAGCTTTTGATCTGCATTGAAATTTACTGACTGGGTGAATACTTTCATAGATTACTGTTTTTTATTGCTCCTAGGGTGAGCACGGTTATACACTTTTTTTATTGCATCAAGACTATTATGGGTGTAAACTTGTGTTGATGCTAAAGAAGAATGCCCTAACAATTCTTTTACTGAGTTTAAATCTGCGCCTTCATTTAATAAATCTGTTGCAAAAGAGTGTCTTAAAATGTGTGGACTCTTTTTCACTTTCGATGAGGCTCCACTAAAATAGGAATTAATAATTCGATAAACAAGTGTTTCGTATAAATTATTACCTTTAATTGTTACTAATAAATTCTCAGAAAATATACCTTGCTTTTCTTTTAATGATAGGTACTTTTTTATAGAACTTACAATGGGCTGTAATAAAGGAATTATTCTTTCTTTATTTCTTTTTCCTAACACCTTAATTTTTCTACTTTCTAAGTCTACTGAAGATTCTTTTAATTGAATCAACTCTATTCTTCTAATTCCTGTTGTATAAAGCAACTCGACAATGAGTTTATTTCTAACAGATTCGAAATCTTCTGACAGAGACAGTTTTTTAATTACAGCATCTACTTCTGATGATGTAAAAGGAACTTGAACTTTTTTAGGAACTTTTAAGGATTTGTGTTTGGATAACGGATTTTGAGGTAATTGATTCGTTTTTAATAAAAAAGTATAAAAACTTTTTAAAGTCGTTACTTTACGATTTATAGATCTATTCGAAATATTTTGATCTACTAAAGACACAATCCAATGTCTTATTTGAGGATATTCTACTTTTGTTAAATCTGATATTTCAAAAAATTCTTTACAAAAATCTTTAAAAGCGAATAAATCTGCTTTGTAAGCAATAATAGTATGCTTAGAAAACTGCTTTTCTAAATGTAGGTATTCCAAAAAAGCTGTAATGTGCATTAATTATTTATTTACTTTCAAAGTTAACAATTTTATTGATATGTAACAATGCATAATTGTAACAGTTGTTTTTAAATTTGATAAAATCTTAGTCATAAAAAAAACTCGTAACAATATTGTTACGAGTTTTAATTGCTTTGGAGTATCTACCTAAAGATACTGCTAATAGTTATTAGTTTAACTTACATCTTTTAATAGATTGCTGCGCAATTACTAAAAGTTAAGTTTGACTATCCTACTTCTTCTTGCGTTCTTAATTTCTGAACATAAGAGGCTTTAATTCTTTGCGCTCTTTTTGCTACAGATGGCTTTGTAAAGTTTTTTCTGTTACGTAAGTTCTTCATTGTTTTTGTTCTGTCGAATTTTCTTTTGTAACGCTTTAAAGCTCTATCTATATTTTCTCCTTCTTTAATAGGTATAATTAACATAAGTTGGCACCTCCCTTCATACGTCTCTTTATATTTTTAATAGTTCGAAAACTAATTGTTTTTAAAATTTAGTTTGCAAATGTAATTACATTTAGTGAATTAACAACCTAAAATTGAGTTATTTTTACCTAACAATTTGCGTTAGCGATTGAAATGGCATCCTTTTAAACAGAAATATTATTTCTTTTTAAAAGATATAATGAAAAGCGCGCCCTTTTTTTCAAAGGAACGCACAATTATATAAATAGCATGATGAATATAAAACTATGTGGCAGGTTTGTATTCTTTATTATCGATTACCATTTTTGCGATAATTTCTTTTAAAATTTCGGAAGTACCACCACCAATAGGTCCTAACCTACTGTCTCTTAGTAAACGAGCCATCGGATACTCCTCCATGTAGCCATAACCACCCAACAGCTGAAGCGCATCGTAAATAACCTCATCGGCCATTTTTGTGGATAATAACTTAGACATACTTGCCTCTTTTACAACATACTGTCCATCGTCTAGTCGCTTTGCTATAGAATAATTGTATTCTTTACACATATCTACCTTACTGGCCATTTCTGCAATTTTATGTCTTAGCACTTGAAATTTGTCTAATGACTTGCCAAATGCTATTCTTTCTTGCATGTATTTTATAGCGTAATTTACAGCAAACTCTGCTCTTGCATGCGCATTTACTCCCATAATTAATCTTTCTGAAGCAAAATGCTGCATAATGTATGGAAATCCTTTACCTTCTTCTCCTAAAAGATTTTCTGCTGGTATTTCTACATTATCAAATGCGAGTTCTGCAGTATCTGAAGCTCGCCACCCCAATTTATTTAACTTAGTTGCAGATACACCTTTTGCACTTCTATCTACAATAAATAAACTAATTCCTTTATATTTTTCTGACGGATCTGTTTTTGCAGCTACAATTAAATAATCGGAATAAACACCATTTGTTATGAATGTTTTTGAGCCATTTAAAATATATGATTCTCCCTTTTTTATTGCCGTTGATCGCATTCCCGCAACGTCACTTCCTCCAAAAGGCTCTGTTATACATAAACATCCTATCATTTTTCCAGCTACACTTGGTACCAAGTATTTTTGCTTTAAATGTTCGCTTGCTTCTTTGTTTAAATGTGTCATTGCTAAATACTCATGCGCCCACATTGCCGCAGCAAAACCTCCAGAATTAATTTTTTGTAATTCTTCTAAAAAAACTACCGTGTAAAAAAGGTCTAACTCTAAACCACCGTAAGCCTCTGGTGTTGCCAAGCCGAAATAGCCCATTTCACCAAATTTCTCCCAAATAAAGCGTTCTATGGTACCAGTTGACTCCCATTTTTCGATGTGTGGAACTACTTCTTTTTGTAAAAAATCTTTAAAACTTGCACGAAAAGCTTCATGCTCTTCAGTAAAATACATACTGCCCATCTATTATGATTTAGAATTTTTTATTCAGCCACCAAATATAAGACTATTCTCTCATATTTATCTAAAGGAAAATCTTCTATTTCTTTTAATTCTGAGATATTTTGCAACTCTGCAACTTCATCTCTGTAATTAAAAATCTTTTTACAAAGCTCATAATCGATATACGGGTTTTTAAGTAATTCTCTGAATTCTACAGTATTTACGTTCTGTTTAACAATAATTGGTTTTGCTACAACAACAAACTTTTTAAGTAGCTTTTTTACCGTTAAACTATCTATGTTAAAAACTTCATAAAGTTGATATCCAAAAGTAAAACCTTGTAATTTAGAACGATACTTAATAATTCTATCAGAAAATGTTGGTCCGATTCCGCTAATAGTTTGAAAATCATTTTTTGTAGCTTTATTTATATCCGAAGTAGA encodes:
- the rpoB gene encoding DNA-directed RNA polymerase subunit beta; amino-acid sequence: MATKNTTERINFATSQMIKEYPDFLDIQVKSFQDFFQLQTKAEERGEEGLYKTFMDNFPITDTRNQFVLEFLDYFVDPPRYSIQECIERGLTHSVPLKARLKLYCTDPEHEDFETIVQDVYLGTIPYMTNSGTFVINGAERVVVSQLHRSPGVFFGQSFHANGTKLYSARVIPFKGSWIEFATDINQVMYAYIDRKKKLPVTTLFRAIGFERDKDILEIFDLAEEVKVSKAGLKKVLGRKLAARVLKTWHEDFVDEDTGEVVSIERNEIILDRDTILDKEHIDEIIDAGAKTVLLHKVDNDTADYAIIHNTLQKDPTNSEKEAVEHIYRQLRNAEPPDEETARGIIDKLFFSEQRYNLGEVGRFRMNTKLQLNEPIDQKVLTKLDIITIIKYLIELINSKAEVDDIDHLSNRRVRTVGEQLAGQFGVGLARMARTIRERMNVRDNEVFTPIDLINAKTLSSVINSFFGTNQLSQFMDQTNPLAEITHKRRLSALGPGGLSRERAGFEVRDVHYTHYGRLCPIETPEGPNIGLISSLSVFAKVNNLGFIETPYRKVENGVVAGKEPIYLSAEEEEGMKIAQSNLELKEDGTIVLDRVIAREEGDFPVVNPDEINYMDVAPNQIASISASLIPFLEHDDANRALMGSNMMRQAVPLLRPESPIVGTGLERRVAKDSRILINAEGDGVVEYVDANTITIKYDRTEEEKMVSFDSDEVSYNLIKFRKTNQGTSINLKPIVVKGDRVTEGQVLCEGYATQKGELALGRNMKVAFMPWKGYNFEDAIVISEKVVREDIFTSIHIDEYSLDVRDTKLGTEELTNDIPNVSEEATKDLDENGMIRIGAEVNPGDILIGKITPKGESDPTPEEKLLRAIFGDKAGDVKDASLKASPSLRGVVIDKKLFKRAVKDKNKRLRDKEAVATLEASFVSKFEGLKDELIEKLFALVSGKTSQGVYNDLGEEVLPKGKKYTLKMLNSVDDYLHLTGSWTTDKELNDLVGELVHNYKIKVNDLQGSLRRQKFTISVGDELPAGILKLAKIYIAKKRKLKVGDKMAGRHGNKGIVARIVRAEDMPFLEDGTPVDIVLNPLGVPSRMNIGQIYETVLGWAGQKLNTKYATPIFDGASLDQINGITDEAGVPRFGHTYLYDGGTGKRFDQPATVGIIYMIKLGHMIEDKMHARSIGPYSLITQQPLGGKAQFGGQRFGEMEVWALEAYGASSILREILTVKSDDVMGRAKTYESIVKGETMPEPGLPESFNVLMHELKGLGLDVRLEE
- the rplL gene encoding 50S ribosomal protein L7/L12, yielding MADLKDFAEQLVNLTVKEVNELATILKDEYGIEPAAAAVAVAGPAAGGDDAADEKTEFDVILTAAGASKLAVVKLVKELTGLGLKEAKGIVDSAPAAVKEGVSKDEAEGLKASLEEAGAEVELK
- the rplJ gene encoding 50S ribosomal protein L10; this translates as MTREEKSQVIQDLTAVLADTNTIYLADISGLDAQTTSNLRRACFKAGVQLSVVKNTLLAKAMEASDKEFGDLPSVLKGNTSMMIAEAANAPAKLIKEFRKKSKNRPLLKGAFAEESVYIGDEQLDALVDIKSREELIGEIIGLLQSPAKNVVSALQSGGQTLSGIIKTLSEK
- the rplA gene encoding 50S ribosomal protein L1, translating into MAKLTKKQKEAHSKLDSSISYDLAAASALVKDITNVKFDASVDIAIRLGVDPRKANQMVRGVVTLPHGTGKDVKVLALVTPDKEAEATAAGADYVGLDEYLQKIKGGWTDVDVIITMPSVMGKLGPLGRVLGPRGLMPNPKTGTVTMDVAKAVQDVKAGKIDFKVDKTGIVHASIGKVSFDAKKIEENANELIQTIIKLKPTTAKGTYVKSVFMSSTMSPSIAVEVKAV
- the rplK gene encoding 50S ribosomal protein L11, which translates into the protein MAKEVSKVVKLQVRGGAANPSPPVGPALGAAGVNIMEFCKQFNARTQDKQGKVLPVVITVFKDKSFDFIVKTPPAAVQLLEAAKIKKGSGEPNRKKVASVTWDQIRVIAEDKMADLNAFEATSAMKMIAGTARSMGLTVKGEAPV